One Sulfoacidibacillus ferrooxidans DNA window includes the following coding sequences:
- a CDS encoding DUF1292 domain-containing protein: MSNHDEHDDEHQHDHEHEFVDEEVVILEDEDGNEHEFLIAETFEVETRIYAVLVSADGTTEEGFIFRVEEKDVDGEQFLDFIAIEDDAEWTNVERVYNEMLEEDEQE, from the coding sequence TTGTCAAACCACGACGAACACGATGATGAACACCAACACGATCATGAGCATGAATTCGTTGATGAAGAAGTCGTCATACTAGAAGATGAAGACGGCAATGAACATGAATTTCTGATCGCTGAAACATTTGAAGTTGAAACGCGAATTTATGCAGTACTTGTATCTGCAGATGGCACGACAGAAGAAGGATTTATTTTCCGTGTAGAAGAAAAGGATGTTGATGGGGAACAATTTTTGGACTTCATCGCCATTGAAGACGATGCAGAGTGGACAAATGTAGAACGCGTGTATAACGAGATGCTTGAGGAAGATGAACAAGAATAG
- a CDS encoding NAD(P)/FAD-dependent oxidoreductase, with protein sequence MDVIIIGGGVAGLSCALYTSKAGMETVVIDQQTSQLGSVKAVFNFPGFAQGIAGEDWLLAAREQVTTAGATLTLGKATELKTTNRPYTVITEDGRSFTAPYVVLAVNLGFELLTKHDYALLVNEHVPSRKIRHIEGIGYDGKTAQPGIYAAGLIANVPSQSVIAAGQGAFVGVQIASEFLQKPFMWHD encoded by the coding sequence ATGGATGTTATTATTATCGGCGGCGGAGTTGCTGGCCTTAGTTGCGCACTGTATACGAGCAAGGCAGGGATGGAGACTGTGGTTATCGATCAGCAGACCTCTCAACTCGGTTCAGTAAAAGCAGTATTTAATTTCCCTGGCTTTGCACAAGGCATCGCTGGTGAAGACTGGTTGTTAGCTGCACGAGAACAAGTAACGACAGCAGGCGCTACGCTAACTTTAGGAAAAGCTACAGAGCTTAAAACAACAAATAGACCCTATACCGTCATCACAGAGGATGGTCGCAGCTTCACTGCTCCTTATGTCGTATTGGCTGTCAATCTTGGATTTGAATTACTCACAAAGCACGACTATGCTTTACTTGTAAACGAGCATGTACCTAGTCGAAAAATCCGTCATATTGAAGGTATCGGTTATGATGGGAAGACTGCACAGCCGGGAATATATGCAGCAGGTCTCATCGCTAATGTTCCAAGTCAATCAGTGATCGCAGCAGGCCAAGGAGCCTTTGTTGGTGTTCAAATTGCTAGTGAATTTTTACAAAAGCCTTTTATGTGGCACGACTAA
- a CDS encoding class I SAM-dependent methyltransferase — MGHRFNPAHLERLLSPERQKMLPTEQILDRIGHTQETSFADVGVGPGYFALPAAKRSQATVYGVDVQPEMLIALKERAAQLELHNVKTVLGSADEIPLDAGLVDCTLCALVLHEVERLPNALAELKRITKAGGRIGIIEWEKKPTSYGPPVSERLAKEDLLEQLQTLHAVHIDEWEPNEDQYMLIVQL; from the coding sequence ACATTTAGAACGATTACTTTCACCAGAACGGCAAAAAATGTTGCCGACAGAGCAAATTTTAGATCGCATCGGGCACACGCAAGAAACTTCCTTTGCTGATGTGGGTGTAGGACCTGGCTATTTTGCGTTGCCAGCTGCAAAAAGATCACAAGCTACTGTCTATGGCGTTGATGTGCAACCAGAGATGCTTATTGCACTTAAGGAGCGCGCAGCTCAATTAGAGTTACACAATGTAAAAACGGTACTAGGTAGTGCGGACGAGATTCCTTTAGATGCAGGCTTAGTCGATTGTACATTATGCGCTTTGGTTCTTCATGAAGTCGAGCGGCTTCCGAATGCGCTTGCAGAGTTAAAACGCATTACAAAAGCAGGTGGCAGAATCGGGATTATTGAATGGGAGAAAAAGCCTACTTCTTATGGGCCTCCTGTTTCTGAACGGCTGGCGAAAGAGGATCTTCTTGAACAGCTCCAGACATTACATGCTGTACATATTGACGAGTGGGAACCCAATGAGGATCAGTACATGCTGATCGTTCAGTTATAA
- a CDS encoding anthranilate synthase component I family protein, with translation MTTHVDEELRVRTTRYELKTQAEAFAFFVAFVREYGEDQAFLLDSVTDANKSYCSSMIGLFPMIAVKGKGNQLSLSGHKSVVERLHMDSSQTICGDLSTRLDEILHSFAVEVQLPAYAFGYLGFFGYDAIRYFEKIPVSTHDDREIDDFHLQIHRIVMHITPEMTVVYVHDIDGVDGPLIEDVERIMETARTQPLFFRGYDQTKLTSHEDVSLEVYRQRVERIKEYVRAGDVFQCVISKRLRVMGDVDTLEVYGRLRKMNPSPYMFYAHYGSYLIFGASPEMQLRIEGKDVQMRPIAGTSKGKGSTPEENQRLIDDLQHDPKERAEHVMLVDLCRNDIGRIAVPGTVQVEQLLEIEEYSHVYHLVSRVSAKILDGISPFDVFLSTFPAGTLSGAPKVRAMEIIDELEDVHRGPYGGIIGMFDVLGNVDTAIIIRTVVYQDNVCYLQAGAGIVADSDADQEWKECDHKLGALRATIY, from the coding sequence ATGACTACACATGTAGATGAAGAGTTACGAGTGCGGACGACGCGTTATGAATTGAAAACACAAGCAGAGGCATTTGCATTTTTTGTTGCATTTGTTCGTGAATATGGGGAAGATCAAGCGTTTTTGCTCGACTCTGTTACGGATGCTAATAAATCATATTGCTCGTCGATGATTGGTCTTTTCCCAATGATAGCTGTCAAGGGGAAAGGAAATCAGCTTTCACTGAGTGGTCACAAATCGGTAGTAGAACGACTTCATATGGATTCTTCGCAAACGATCTGTGGTGATCTCTCGACACGTTTAGATGAAATCTTACATTCGTTTGCTGTAGAGGTACAGTTACCAGCATACGCTTTTGGGTATCTTGGATTTTTTGGCTATGATGCGATACGTTATTTTGAAAAAATTCCTGTGTCAACACACGATGATCGCGAAATTGACGACTTTCATTTGCAGATTCATCGCATCGTGATGCATATCACACCGGAGATGACGGTTGTTTATGTGCATGATATAGACGGTGTTGATGGTCCTTTAATTGAAGACGTTGAGCGTATTATGGAGACGGCTAGAACACAGCCACTTTTCTTTAGAGGATATGATCAAACGAAACTGACTTCCCATGAGGACGTTTCACTTGAAGTATATCGTCAACGTGTAGAGCGTATTAAGGAGTATGTTCGTGCTGGAGATGTCTTTCAATGTGTCATTTCTAAGCGGTTACGTGTAATGGGAGACGTTGATACACTCGAAGTGTATGGACGTTTACGCAAGATGAATCCATCTCCCTATATGTTTTACGCTCACTATGGATCGTATCTCATCTTTGGTGCCAGTCCAGAAATGCAATTGCGTATCGAGGGAAAAGATGTGCAAATGCGACCTATTGCAGGAACATCAAAAGGCAAAGGTAGTACACCTGAAGAAAATCAGCGGTTGATTGATGATTTGCAACATGATCCAAAAGAGCGCGCAGAGCATGTGATGTTAGTCGATCTCTGTAGAAATGACATTGGTCGCATCGCAGTTCCAGGTACTGTACAAGTAGAGCAGTTACTTGAAATTGAGGAATATTCACATGTGTATCATTTGGTTTCGCGGGTATCTGCAAAAATTCTCGATGGCATAAGTCCTTTTGATGTGTTTTTATCTACATTTCCAGCTGGGACGTTGTCTGGTGCTCCTAAAGTGCGGGCGATGGAAATTATTGATGAATTAGAAGATGTTCACCGAGGACCTTATGGTGGAATTATTGGTATGTTTGATGTGCTTGGTAACGTGGATACGGCAATTATTATTCGCACTGTGGTCTATCAAGATAACGTGTGTTATTTGCAAGCAGGAGCTGGTATTGTAGCTGATTCAGATGCAGACCAAGAATGGAAGGAATGCGACCATAAGCTAGGTGCTTTACGTGCAACAATTTATTAG
- a CDS encoding anthranilate synthase component II has protein sequence MIVVIDNYDSFTFNLVQYMKMAGADVRVFRNDEITVEQVKALNPHGIVLSPGPCTPLEAGISVHVVQQLYTSIPMLGVCLGHQSIGQAFGAQIVRAKTLMHGKTSIIEHNGESELFTRIPARYTAARYHSLVVEPNSLPQELRVIATTDDGVIMALSHATYPVFGVQFHPEAVLTEYGHELIENFLLIADEWAKHQQTDSSSTTGRKTSVSEEVQV, from the coding sequence GTGATTGTTGTGATTGATAATTATGATTCATTTACGTTTAATTTAGTGCAATATATGAAGATGGCTGGAGCGGATGTTCGTGTATTTCGCAACGATGAGATAACGGTTGAGCAGGTCAAAGCACTCAATCCTCATGGGATTGTACTGTCTCCTGGGCCATGCACACCGCTTGAAGCGGGGATCTCAGTTCACGTTGTTCAACAATTATATACTTCTATTCCTATGTTAGGGGTGTGCTTGGGACATCAATCGATCGGTCAAGCATTTGGTGCACAAATTGTGCGAGCTAAGACACTGATGCATGGAAAAACGTCAATCATTGAACACAATGGAGAGTCAGAGTTGTTTACACGTATCCCGGCACGATATACCGCAGCTAGATATCACTCATTAGTTGTTGAGCCAAATTCTCTACCACAAGAGCTTCGCGTTATAGCGACAACAGATGACGGTGTGATCATGGCTCTTTCACACGCAACATATCCGGTTTTTGGTGTCCAGTTTCATCCGGAAGCTGTTTTAACGGAGTATGGGCATGAATTAATCGAGAATTTCCTTTTGATCGCGGATGAATGGGCAAAGCATCAACAAACCGATTCATCCTCAACTACAGGTAGGAAAACTTCAGTCTCTGAGGAGGTTCAAGTATGA